From Micromonospora sp. NBC_01699, a single genomic window includes:
- a CDS encoding SDR family oxidoreductase: protein MELGGQVAVVTGGAGGIGSALARRFAAEGARAVVVADLDADAATRTAAGIGPVALGVGVDVTVEEQVRALVALTEQRYGRIDLFCANAGITTGAGLDAPDTDWARAWEVNLLAHVYAARAVLPGMLARGGGYLLQTCSAAGLLTAVGDAPYTVTKHAAVGLAEWLAVTYRDRGIRVSALCPQGVATPMLTDGLDAGHAGALMTAAAGPVLSPDEVARSVVEGLADERFLILPHPEVGRFARRKAADPDGWLAGMRAAVARLRPAPHRPPT, encoded by the coding sequence ATGGAACTGGGCGGGCAGGTGGCGGTGGTGACCGGCGGCGCGGGCGGGATCGGGTCCGCACTGGCCCGCCGGTTCGCCGCCGAGGGGGCCCGCGCGGTGGTGGTCGCCGACCTGGACGCCGACGCGGCGACCCGGACCGCCGCCGGCATCGGGCCGGTCGCCCTCGGCGTCGGGGTCGACGTCACCGTCGAGGAGCAGGTCCGCGCCCTGGTCGCGTTGACCGAGCAACGGTACGGCCGGATCGACCTGTTCTGCGCCAACGCCGGGATCACCACCGGGGCGGGGCTCGACGCGCCGGACACCGACTGGGCACGTGCCTGGGAGGTGAACCTGCTCGCGCACGTCTACGCCGCCCGTGCCGTCCTGCCGGGGATGCTGGCCCGCGGCGGCGGCTACCTGTTGCAGACCTGCTCGGCCGCCGGGCTGCTGACCGCGGTCGGTGACGCCCCGTACACGGTCACCAAGCACGCGGCGGTGGGGTTGGCGGAGTGGCTCGCGGTCACCTACCGGGACCGGGGCATCCGGGTCAGCGCGCTGTGCCCACAGGGGGTTGCGACCCCGATGCTCACCGACGGGCTCGACGCGGGGCATGCCGGCGCCCTGATGACCGCCGCCGCCGGCCCGGTGCTCAGCCCGGACGAGGTGGCGCGGTCGGTGGTCGAAGGGTTGGCCGACGAACGCTTCCTCATCCTGCCGCACCCGGAGGTGGGCCGGTTCGCCCGGCGCAAGGCGGCCGACCCCGACGGCTGGCTGGCCGGAATGCGTGCCGCCGTCGCCCGGCTGCGTCCCGCACCCCACCGACCACCGACGTAA